The Sphingopyxis fribergensis DNA segment TTCTCGGATGCGGGTTACCTCATTCGTCGTCGGCCCTATCCGCGATCATGCTTTTTTTGAGCAACCGGTTTTCCAGCGTCAGATTGGCCACGCATTCCTTAAGGGCACGGGCTTCGCGGCGCAGGTCGTGCACCTCGCCGGTGGTCGCGGCACGGGCGGTGTCGCCCGCCAAGCGCCGCTTGCCCGCCTCCATGAACTCCTTCGACCACGTGTAATACAAGCTCTGGGCGATGACATCCTTGCAGCACAGCTCGGCGATGCTGTCCTCGCCGCGCAGGCCTTCCAGCACGATCCTGATTTTGTCCTCTGCAGAGAAGTGCCGGCGCGTCGCACGCCGTATGTCCTTCACCAGCCGCTCAGCAGGGGCCTTCGGCGCCGATTTTTTCAAGGAGGATTGGGCTTCATCCTCGTTCCTTAGTCACTACGACGAAGCCCAAATCCTCCTTAAATCACAACCTCAAATCTGTGCCATTGGTGCTGACGGCGGACAGCACCGGCAATCCGCCCTCACATGAAGCGCTCGGGTTGAGCCATGTCGGTCTCCACGCAGAGGTTCGTTTCTTGGTAGACAACTCGTTGCACGAAATAGCTCGTCGGTCAATTGGCGCTGGCACGCGAAGCCAAGAGCGGCCCGCCTCGCGGGAGGGCGCTCACCGCCGAACGATTGCCGGCTCGATCGGACTATTCTGCAACACGGCGGGAGGCAGGTAGGGCTCCGTGCCGCGATATTCGCAATTCGTTAGCCGTCAGTGCTGGCAACCTGATGCAGCGGGGGCAGAACGGCCGCGGCGCGCCGCCTCAGACGCGAGCGGTGCCAGTTGGGGATATCGGCTTGCTGACGATGAATGGCGTCGGCCATTTCAAATCTTCCACGGCTCCTATCGAGGAGGCATGTCTTCCGATCCGCTTTCGAGATTGCCGGACATTTTCGTCAGCAATGAGCGCATCGCGCGTATCTCAGTTGGGGAAATCATATGGAGCAGTCGCGCGTAGATCATGTCGGCTTCGGCGCGCAGCTGAGGCAGGATTTCGATCGCTCGGGGCAAAAGATGAAGTTCCCAGACGCGCCGGTCGCCCTTGGCAGCGCGCCGTTCCGCGAGCACCATTCTTTCCAGCTGGTCGACAACATGGCCAACGCTGGCACGCTCCAGTTCGAGGCATTTGGAGAGGTCGGTTTGGGTCATGCCCGGGGTCCGATAGATATAGACGAGCGCGCGCCACTGGGTTCGCGTCAATCCGAAGCGCGCCGTTGAGGCATCAAACATCCGACGCAGTTTGCGGGGCACTTCCTCGATGAGAAAGACAAACTCGTCTGAGGCCGTCAGAAGACTTTTCGCGGGAGAGCCGCTTGTATTGCGAGGTTCAACCATCGTCATGGACTGTAGAGCCAACATCATATTCTGAAAACCCTTTACTGTAAGATATGATATAGTATGATCGTGGAATGATTGATCAGTCGATCACGCTTGCCGGGAAAGCGGGCCATGAAATCGCAGCGTCGGTTGATGGCCCGGAACTCGGATTACCGGTAATCCTCGCGCACGGCGGCGGACAGACCCGAAGGGCATGGAGGGCGGTAGCCCACCGGCTCGCGAGCCATGGTTTCCGGACCATCGCAGTCGATATGCGCGGGCACGGCGAGAGTGCATGGGCCAGCGACGGAGCCTATGATATCTCCGATTTTGCGGCCGATCTCGTCGAGATCGCTGCGGCGACGGCGAGCAAACCGGCGCTGATTGGCGCGTCGCTTGGTGGCCTGGCCGGGATCATCGCCGAGGGAAAATGCGCACCGGGAAGTTTCGGATCGCTGACGCTGGTCGACGTCACACCTCAGATGGAACCGAGCGGCGTCGCCCGCGTGGTCGGTTTCATGGCGGCGCATGCGCGCGATGGTTTTGCGTCGGTGGAAGAGGCCGCACAGGTCATTGCCGACTATCTGCCCCATCGCCCCAGCCGGAAGGCTTCGGCCGGGCTAGCACACTATCTGCGCCGCAAGGACGATGAACGCTTCTATTGGCACTGGGACCCCGCCTTCATCGAAAGAGTGACGCAGCAGGGCGGCGGCGTTTCCAGCGACCATGGCCGCACCGAGCTCAGCGCGGCCGCTGCCTGCTTGACCTTGCCGGTGCATCTGATCCGCGGCGGGTCAAGCGATCTCGTCTCGCTGGAAGCCGTCAAGCATTTCCAGGGCCTTGTCCCTCATATGGCGTATAGCGACATTGCGAATGCGACTCATATGGTGGTGGGGGACGAGAACGACGCTTTCGGGCAATCGATCCTAGAGTTTTTGCTCGGCATCCATGAAGCGGAAATGAAATCATGAATGCCCCCGCCGTCCCGGGGCTTGAGGAATTACGTGACCTATTGGCGCTGGCCCCTTTTCACCGCTGGCTCGGGCTCAGCATCGCTGAGGTCGGCGCCAACGAGTTGGTGATCTCCATGCCTTGGCGAGACGAAATCATCTCAAATCCGACGGTCGGCGCGGCGCATGGTGGCATCGTATCGGCTTTGATCGATCTGACCGGCCTCTATACGATCATCGCGATGGGGGGTGCTGCGCGGGCGACGGCGGACCTCCATGTGGATTTTCACCGACCGGCCAAGCTGGGGCCGCTTCGCGCGATCGGCAGCCCGGTGAAATTAGGGCGGCAGATAAACGTCGCGGCTACCCGGATCCTAGCCGCAGACGGAACCTTGGTGGCGAGTGGTAGAGGGGCCTACGTCGCCTGATAACCGCCCGAGGCGAGCCAATCTGCGCGGCCAGATGCATGCCCAGCAGCTTTCGGAGCCGAGGCAGTGGCGGCAGCGACACGCTTTTTGGCGACGTGTCCCTAGGCCGAACCCACGACCGGACGGCCGCGCATCGGCCATTCAGTCAAATCGGCTCCCTGCCGGTCACACGCGGGTTTGGCCGCTCGCCTTTGAGCCGTCGACTTTGCCTAGTCCGACAGGCCAGCCACGCAGCGCATGGAGATCAAGTTCTCCTGTGCTGCGTGACTAGACTGCTGGGTCAGGTCAGGGCGCCGGGGTGCGATTCGCGATCGCATCCTCGATCAGATCCTGCATGACCTGTTCGAGCTCGACGCCTTTCCGGTCGCCTCCGCTCGATATTTCGGTGGCGATCAAAGCGTAATAGCCGGTCTCGCGATCGATCCAGCCGGTCCAACCATAGGCACCCGGTGAGGAATTGATCTTGGACGTCGCGCAGGCCGAAGGCGTGTCGCATTCGACAAAGGAGCCGAGCGCATATTCCCAATTGCCCGCGCTCGCCGGCACGAAAACGCGCGGCAAGCCTGCGGTACGTTGCTGGGTGAAGCTTGTCATATCGGTAATAAAGCTGCCGCCAAGGAAGGCACGCAGAAGTTTCGCATAGTCGCGCGGCGTCGAATAGGCGCCGCCCGCGACCCACGGGTTGGTGGGAGCGCTTCCCGCAGGGTCATACCAGGTCGTGCTCGTCATCCCGAGCGGGGTCGTCACATGCTGCGCGAACAGTTCGTGAAAATTGCGCTGGCGTGCCGGTGACGTGCCGGGCGCGATGCTTATATCCTTTGCCTCCAGATAGGCAGCGGCGACCTGAAGGCCATGCGGTCCATAGCTATATTGCGCGCCGGGCGCGTTACCCGGGCGCAGAATGTCGTAACGCAGATCGTGGATGCTCTTCGCGCAATTGTAGAGCGTCATGGCCGGAAGCAGCTGACATCCGCCAACGAGCGGGCTCGCGTTGAAGCCCGACGTCATCGACAACGCGTGCTTGAGTTTGACATCCTTCTTCGTTCCGATCGTCGTCCAGAAGGCAAGCGGCGGCCGCATCGGATCGTCGAGCGTCGCGATGCCCGCCTGCACCATGCGCATCCCCAGCGCGCCGGCGAACCATTTGGAGGCCGACGCAAGCGGGGTCACCCGATCGATACCGAAGCTGCCCTTCTCATAGGCGAAGAGATAGTCGGGATCCGAAGCATTCCCGACGATGAAATAGCCGTTATCGACCTCGGTATCGGCGTCGATTGCCGCCTGTAACGCTGTCCAGTCATAGGTATATCCGCCGACGGTGGCCGAAAGGCTGGCGGCCGCGGGCGCCGATGCCGCCGACGTCGACGCTTTAGCAGCGGGCGCCGCAGGCGGAAGCTGCACCATGGGACGCGCCTCGCCGCCGCCGTTGCCCACGAACCCGCCCTGCGCCGCAAAGGCCGCAGCCCCAACCATTACTGCACCGGCGGCAAGCGACATCCATTTCATTCTTCCAGCCATTTTCTCTCTCCCAGCTTCGTTGCACATTGTCGAAACGGAGGGCCTAGCGCGGCCAGACGGGCTAGGGCCTGGACTGGCCGTTCCCGAAGTGAACATTGAGCAGATGGTCGAGCTGCGCCTTGCGAAAGCCGGCGACGACGCCAGACTCGGGCGTAAATTTTGCGAGACGGTCGCTTGCCGCATCGTAACGCGGCCAGTCGCGAACGAGTGCGCAGCCAGGAAC contains these protein-coding regions:
- a CDS encoding MarR family winged helix-turn-helix transcriptional regulator, giving the protein MTMVEPRNTSGSPAKSLLTASDEFVFLIEEVPRKLRRMFDASTARFGLTRTQWRALVYIYRTPGMTQTDLSKCLELERASVGHVVDQLERMVLAERRAAKGDRRVWELHLLPRAIEILPQLRAEADMIYARLLHMISPTEIRAMRSLLTKMSGNLESGSEDMPPR
- a CDS encoding alpha/beta fold hydrolase, which encodes MIDQSITLAGKAGHEIAASVDGPELGLPVILAHGGGQTRRAWRAVAHRLASHGFRTIAVDMRGHGESAWASDGAYDISDFAADLVEIAAATASKPALIGASLGGLAGIIAEGKCAPGSFGSLTLVDVTPQMEPSGVARVVGFMAAHARDGFASVEEAAQVIADYLPHRPSRKASAGLAHYLRRKDDERFYWHWDPAFIERVTQQGGGVSSDHGRTELSAAAACLTLPVHLIRGGSSDLVSLEAVKHFQGLVPHMAYSDIANATHMVVGDENDAFGQSILEFLLGIHEAEMKS
- a CDS encoding hotdog fold thioesterase gives rise to the protein MNAPAVPGLEELRDLLALAPFHRWLGLSIAEVGANELVISMPWRDEIISNPTVGAAHGGIVSALIDLTGLYTIIAMGGAARATADLHVDFHRPAKLGPLRAIGSPVKLGRQINVAATRILAADGTLVASGRGAYVA
- a CDS encoding serine hydrolase domain-containing protein codes for the protein MAGRMKWMSLAAGAVMVGAAAFAAQGGFVGNGGGEARPMVQLPPAAPAAKASTSAASAPAAASLSATVGGYTYDWTALQAAIDADTEVDNGYFIVGNASDPDYLFAYEKGSFGIDRVTPLASASKWFAGALGMRMVQAGIATLDDPMRPPLAFWTTIGTKKDVKLKHALSMTSGFNASPLVGGCQLLPAMTLYNCAKSIHDLRYDILRPGNAPGAQYSYGPHGLQVAAAYLEAKDISIAPGTSPARQRNFHELFAQHVTTPLGMTSTTWYDPAGSAPTNPWVAGGAYSTPRDYAKLLRAFLGGSFITDMTSFTQQRTAGLPRVFVPASAGNWEYALGSFVECDTPSACATSKINSSPGAYGWTGWIDRETGYYALIATEISSGGDRKGVELEQVMQDLIEDAIANRTPAP